A genome region from Sceloporus undulatus isolate JIND9_A2432 ecotype Alabama chromosome 1, SceUnd_v1.1, whole genome shotgun sequence includes the following:
- the KLF11 gene encoding Krueppel-like factor 11 isoform X2, whose product MHASPGALEMGEAPPVDIVDIYESIRERQRHDSERSTCSTLEQNDIEAVEALVCMSSWGQRSQKNDLLKIRPLTPVSDSGDFAMHTEPTSDLPKDYNFLSTLCMTPPYSPDFVEPSTTAPLTSQATYSKSRTVKTNLSACLVTPPGCAVAAAYPSAPIMEVPSSQKPARSEQPVPPLCRAMATSVIRHTGDSSSYSRIPGVQVKAEMVSGSNTSTDLRHHRETAPEEQHSKVSQDCQTADSLACDPSPVHEAYLHNSGCSRVASKELQRLTSEQTPFPKNGSDNDLLQKTPPLLPTPLSSPPVLCQMIPLEGQRGMVPAFLKPSPQTATTVKPILPHTAPVPQPVLVGPSMPQGTVMFVLPQATVAQAPSCQQTVMSVGNTKLLPLAPAPVFIASGQSSAPLVDFSRRRNYVCNFPGCRKTYFKSSHLKAHLRTHTGEKPFTCSWEGCDKKFARSDELSRHRRTHTGEKKFACPVCDRRFMRSDHLTKHARRHMTTKKVPSWQAEVGKLNRIATVEKPRSESALSMLLPMLSSG is encoded by the exons ATGCACGCCTCTCCTGGAGCCTTGGAGATGGGAGAAGCCCCCCCT GTTGACATTGTGGACATCTATGAATCCATACGCGAACGACAGCGTCATGACAGTGAAAGGTCtacttgtagcaccttggagcaGAATGACATAGAAGCAGTTGAGGCGCTTGTTTGTATGAGTTCCTGGGGTCAAAGATCACAGAAAAATGATCTGCTAAAGATAAGACCTCTTACACCTGTCTCAGACTCTGGTGATTTTGCAATGCACACTGAACCCACATCTGATTTACCCAAGGATTATAACTTCTTATCTACActg tgtATGACACCGCCATATAGTCCAGATTTTGTCGAGCCTTCCACAACAGCACCTCTCACATCGCAAGCCACTTATTCAAAATCTAGGACAGTGAAGACAAACTTGTCTGCCTGCCTAGTCACTCCTCCAGGTTGTGCTGTTGCTGCAGCCTATCCATCTGCTCCGATCATGGAGGTGCCATCCAGCCAGAAGCCAGCCAGATCTGAGCAACCTGTTCCTCCGCTTTGTAGAGCCATGGCAACAAGCGTGATCCGTCACACAGGTGACAGTTCTAGTTACTCCCGCATTCCTGGTGTGCAAGTGAAAGCAGAAATGGTATCGGGCAGCAACACTTCTACAGATCTCCGCCACCACCGTGaaacagcgccagaggagcaacATTCCAAAGTGTCACAGGACTGCCAGACTGCAGATAGCTTAGCCTGTGATCCTTCCCCAGTACACGAGGCCTACTTGCACAACTCAGGTTGTTCTAGGGTTGCCAGTAAGGAACTGCAGAGGCTCACTTCAGAGCAGACACCCTTTCCAAAGAATGGCAGTGATAATGATTTGCTGCAAAAGACCCCTCCACTTTTACCCACTCCCCTTTCAAGCCCACCAGTGCTCTGCCAAATGATTCCCTTGGAAGGACAGAGAGGTATGGTCCCTGCCTTTCTAAAACCCTCTCCTCAGACTGCAACAACTGTCAAACCCATCTTACCCCACACAGCTCCAGTTCCCCAGCCGGTTCTGGTGGGACCTTCCATGCCTCAGGGGACTGTTATGTTTGTTCTTCCGCAGGCTACTGTTGCCCAGGCACCGTCATGCCAACAAACAGTGATGTCTGTTGGGAATACGAAGCTGTTGCCTCTAGCCCCTGCTCCTGTTTTCATTGCCTCGGGTCAAAGCAGTGCACCTTTAGTGGACTTTTCCCGGAGGAGGAATTATGTTTGCAattttccaggctgcaggaaaacctattttaaaagctCTCACCTGAAAGCTCACCTACGTACACATACTG GAGAAAAACCTTTCACCTGTAGCTGGGAAGGTTGTGATAAAAAGTTTGCCCGCTCCGATGAACTTTCTCGTCACCGcagaactcacacaggggagaagaaATTTGCATGTCCAGTCTGTGACCGTCGTTTCATGCGTAGCGATCACCTGACAAAACATGCTCGGCGTCACATGACCACAAAGAAGGTGCCCAGCTGGCAGGCAGAAGTGGGTAAACTGAACAGAATTGCCACTGTGGAAAAGCCCAGAAGTGAGAGTGCTTTGAGCATGCTTCTACCTATGTTGTCTTCTGGCTAA
- the KLF11 gene encoding Krueppel-like factor 11 isoform X1, which produces MPQPLSSHRIDAGSLLCFGVDIVDIYESIRERQRHDSERSTCSTLEQNDIEAVEALVCMSSWGQRSQKNDLLKIRPLTPVSDSGDFAMHTEPTSDLPKDYNFLSTLCMTPPYSPDFVEPSTTAPLTSQATYSKSRTVKTNLSACLVTPPGCAVAAAYPSAPIMEVPSSQKPARSEQPVPPLCRAMATSVIRHTGDSSSYSRIPGVQVKAEMVSGSNTSTDLRHHRETAPEEQHSKVSQDCQTADSLACDPSPVHEAYLHNSGCSRVASKELQRLTSEQTPFPKNGSDNDLLQKTPPLLPTPLSSPPVLCQMIPLEGQRGMVPAFLKPSPQTATTVKPILPHTAPVPQPVLVGPSMPQGTVMFVLPQATVAQAPSCQQTVMSVGNTKLLPLAPAPVFIASGQSSAPLVDFSRRRNYVCNFPGCRKTYFKSSHLKAHLRTHTGEKPFTCSWEGCDKKFARSDELSRHRRTHTGEKKFACPVCDRRFMRSDHLTKHARRHMTTKKVPSWQAEVGKLNRIATVEKPRSESALSMLLPMLSSG; this is translated from the exons ATGCCACAGCCCCTGAGTAGTCACCGCATTGACGCAGGCAGCCTTTTGTGCTTTGGG GTTGACATTGTGGACATCTATGAATCCATACGCGAACGACAGCGTCATGACAGTGAAAGGTCtacttgtagcaccttggagcaGAATGACATAGAAGCAGTTGAGGCGCTTGTTTGTATGAGTTCCTGGGGTCAAAGATCACAGAAAAATGATCTGCTAAAGATAAGACCTCTTACACCTGTCTCAGACTCTGGTGATTTTGCAATGCACACTGAACCCACATCTGATTTACCCAAGGATTATAACTTCTTATCTACActg tgtATGACACCGCCATATAGTCCAGATTTTGTCGAGCCTTCCACAACAGCACCTCTCACATCGCAAGCCACTTATTCAAAATCTAGGACAGTGAAGACAAACTTGTCTGCCTGCCTAGTCACTCCTCCAGGTTGTGCTGTTGCTGCAGCCTATCCATCTGCTCCGATCATGGAGGTGCCATCCAGCCAGAAGCCAGCCAGATCTGAGCAACCTGTTCCTCCGCTTTGTAGAGCCATGGCAACAAGCGTGATCCGTCACACAGGTGACAGTTCTAGTTACTCCCGCATTCCTGGTGTGCAAGTGAAAGCAGAAATGGTATCGGGCAGCAACACTTCTACAGATCTCCGCCACCACCGTGaaacagcgccagaggagcaacATTCCAAAGTGTCACAGGACTGCCAGACTGCAGATAGCTTAGCCTGTGATCCTTCCCCAGTACACGAGGCCTACTTGCACAACTCAGGTTGTTCTAGGGTTGCCAGTAAGGAACTGCAGAGGCTCACTTCAGAGCAGACACCCTTTCCAAAGAATGGCAGTGATAATGATTTGCTGCAAAAGACCCCTCCACTTTTACCCACTCCCCTTTCAAGCCCACCAGTGCTCTGCCAAATGATTCCCTTGGAAGGACAGAGAGGTATGGTCCCTGCCTTTCTAAAACCCTCTCCTCAGACTGCAACAACTGTCAAACCCATCTTACCCCACACAGCTCCAGTTCCCCAGCCGGTTCTGGTGGGACCTTCCATGCCTCAGGGGACTGTTATGTTTGTTCTTCCGCAGGCTACTGTTGCCCAGGCACCGTCATGCCAACAAACAGTGATGTCTGTTGGGAATACGAAGCTGTTGCCTCTAGCCCCTGCTCCTGTTTTCATTGCCTCGGGTCAAAGCAGTGCACCTTTAGTGGACTTTTCCCGGAGGAGGAATTATGTTTGCAattttccaggctgcaggaaaacctattttaaaagctCTCACCTGAAAGCTCACCTACGTACACATACTG GAGAAAAACCTTTCACCTGTAGCTGGGAAGGTTGTGATAAAAAGTTTGCCCGCTCCGATGAACTTTCTCGTCACCGcagaactcacacaggggagaagaaATTTGCATGTCCAGTCTGTGACCGTCGTTTCATGCGTAGCGATCACCTGACAAAACATGCTCGGCGTCACATGACCACAAAGAAGGTGCCCAGCTGGCAGGCAGAAGTGGGTAAACTGAACAGAATTGCCACTGTGGAAAAGCCCAGAAGTGAGAGTGCTTTGAGCATGCTTCTACCTATGTTGTCTTCTGGCTAA
- the KLF11 gene encoding Krueppel-like factor 11 isoform X3 — protein sequence MSSWGQRSQKNDLLKIRPLTPVSDSGDFAMHTEPTSDLPKDYNFLSTLCMTPPYSPDFVEPSTTAPLTSQATYSKSRTVKTNLSACLVTPPGCAVAAAYPSAPIMEVPSSQKPARSEQPVPPLCRAMATSVIRHTGDSSSYSRIPGVQVKAEMVSGSNTSTDLRHHRETAPEEQHSKVSQDCQTADSLACDPSPVHEAYLHNSGCSRVASKELQRLTSEQTPFPKNGSDNDLLQKTPPLLPTPLSSPPVLCQMIPLEGQRGMVPAFLKPSPQTATTVKPILPHTAPVPQPVLVGPSMPQGTVMFVLPQATVAQAPSCQQTVMSVGNTKLLPLAPAPVFIASGQSSAPLVDFSRRRNYVCNFPGCRKTYFKSSHLKAHLRTHTGEKPFTCSWEGCDKKFARSDELSRHRRTHTGEKKFACPVCDRRFMRSDHLTKHARRHMTTKKVPSWQAEVGKLNRIATVEKPRSESALSMLLPMLSSG from the exons ATGAGTTCCTGGGGTCAAAGATCACAGAAAAATGATCTGCTAAAGATAAGACCTCTTACACCTGTCTCAGACTCTGGTGATTTTGCAATGCACACTGAACCCACATCTGATTTACCCAAGGATTATAACTTCTTATCTACActg tgtATGACACCGCCATATAGTCCAGATTTTGTCGAGCCTTCCACAACAGCACCTCTCACATCGCAAGCCACTTATTCAAAATCTAGGACAGTGAAGACAAACTTGTCTGCCTGCCTAGTCACTCCTCCAGGTTGTGCTGTTGCTGCAGCCTATCCATCTGCTCCGATCATGGAGGTGCCATCCAGCCAGAAGCCAGCCAGATCTGAGCAACCTGTTCCTCCGCTTTGTAGAGCCATGGCAACAAGCGTGATCCGTCACACAGGTGACAGTTCTAGTTACTCCCGCATTCCTGGTGTGCAAGTGAAAGCAGAAATGGTATCGGGCAGCAACACTTCTACAGATCTCCGCCACCACCGTGaaacagcgccagaggagcaacATTCCAAAGTGTCACAGGACTGCCAGACTGCAGATAGCTTAGCCTGTGATCCTTCCCCAGTACACGAGGCCTACTTGCACAACTCAGGTTGTTCTAGGGTTGCCAGTAAGGAACTGCAGAGGCTCACTTCAGAGCAGACACCCTTTCCAAAGAATGGCAGTGATAATGATTTGCTGCAAAAGACCCCTCCACTTTTACCCACTCCCCTTTCAAGCCCACCAGTGCTCTGCCAAATGATTCCCTTGGAAGGACAGAGAGGTATGGTCCCTGCCTTTCTAAAACCCTCTCCTCAGACTGCAACAACTGTCAAACCCATCTTACCCCACACAGCTCCAGTTCCCCAGCCGGTTCTGGTGGGACCTTCCATGCCTCAGGGGACTGTTATGTTTGTTCTTCCGCAGGCTACTGTTGCCCAGGCACCGTCATGCCAACAAACAGTGATGTCTGTTGGGAATACGAAGCTGTTGCCTCTAGCCCCTGCTCCTGTTTTCATTGCCTCGGGTCAAAGCAGTGCACCTTTAGTGGACTTTTCCCGGAGGAGGAATTATGTTTGCAattttccaggctgcaggaaaacctattttaaaagctCTCACCTGAAAGCTCACCTACGTACACATACTG GAGAAAAACCTTTCACCTGTAGCTGGGAAGGTTGTGATAAAAAGTTTGCCCGCTCCGATGAACTTTCTCGTCACCGcagaactcacacaggggagaagaaATTTGCATGTCCAGTCTGTGACCGTCGTTTCATGCGTAGCGATCACCTGACAAAACATGCTCGGCGTCACATGACCACAAAGAAGGTGCCCAGCTGGCAGGCAGAAGTGGGTAAACTGAACAGAATTGCCACTGTGGAAAAGCCCAGAAGTGAGAGTGCTTTGAGCATGCTTCTACCTATGTTGTCTTCTGGCTAA